The following are from one region of the Saccharomyces kudriavzevii IFO 1802 strain IFO1802 genome assembly, chromosome: 12 genome:
- the FCF2 gene encoding Fcf2p (similar to Saccharomyces cerevisiae FCF2 (YLR051C); ancestral locus Anc_8.54), whose amino-acid sequence MDQSVEELFGALRDASASLEAKSATKKQDTFEQEDVLQIDKNDDEVDTESKFQEIEAGLKKLPKLENGFDVLAKKKTKKSQLPSVQTKEQGSSKKSNKDDSDWFSLPKPDDNMRREVQRDLLLIKHRSALDPKRHYKKQRWEVPERFAIGTIVEDKSEFYSSRMNKKERKSTILETLMGDETSNKYFKRKYSEIQEKSTSGRKAHYKKIKEMRKKRK is encoded by the coding sequence ATGGATCAGAGTGTAGAAGAGCTATTCGGAGCATTAAGAGATGCTAGTGCGAGTTTGGAAGCGAAAAGTGCTACGAAGAAGCAAGATACTTTCGAACAAGAGGATGTTTTGCAAATTGACaagaatgatgatgaagtaGACACTGAAAGtaaattccaagaaattgaggCTGGTCTAAAGAAGCTCCCCAAGTTGGAGAATGGATTCGATGTCTTGGCTAAGAAaaagacgaagaaaagtCAGTTGCCGAGTGTTCAGACAAAAGAGCAAGGAAGTTCCAAGAAGAGTAACAAAGACGATAGTGATTGGTTCTCCTTACCAAAGCCAGATGATAACATGCGTCGTGAAGTGCAACGAGATTTACTGCTGATCAAACATAGATCCGCTCTGGATCCAAAGAGGCACTACAAAAAGCAGCGTTGGGAAGTTCCAGAGAGGTTTGCCATTGGGACTATAGTTGAAGATAAGAGTGAGTTCTACAGTAGTCGtatgaacaaaaaagaaagaaagtcTACTATTTTGGAAACACTTATGGGCGACGAGACCTCGAACAAGTACTTCAAACGTAAATATAGCGAAATTCAGGAGAAGTCCACTAGTGGTAGAAAGGCACattacaagaaaataaaagaaatgagGAAGAAACGCAAATAA
- the IES3 gene encoding Ies3p (similar to Saccharomyces cerevisiae IES3 (YLR052W); ancestral locus Anc_8.53) — protein sequence MKFEELLATDKQVQFAHAATQHYKSIKTPDFLEKDPHHKKFHNTEVLNPQGSSAPSTAADANPTSTFSSHTNNSTFKRHIVAVDDISKMNYEMIKNSPGNVVTNANQDEIDISTLKTRLYKDNLYTMNDKFLQAVNDQIVILNEAEQGQETEDIGLPDGEKIDILTKIQESLLEEYETLSQKERKWFILKELLLDANVELDLFSNRGRKADHPIAFGAVAIPTNVNANSLAFNRTKRRKISKNGLSENIL from the coding sequence ATGAAATTCGAAGAACTATTGGCAACTGATAAACAAGTGCAATTCGCTCATGCGGCTACTCAACACTACAAAAGTATCAAAACCCcagattttttggagaaaGATCCACATCACAAGAAATTTCACAATACCGAAGTTTTGAATCCACAAGGGTCTTCAGCTCCATCTACTGCCGCCGATGCAAATCCGACCTCCACTTTCTCCAGTCACACCAATAACTCAACATTCAAAAGACACATTGTTGCCGTAGATGATATATCGAAAATGAACTAtgaaatgataaaaaattctcCAGGGAATGTGGTAACCAACGCCAATCAGGATGAGATTGATATAAGTACTCTCAAGACGAGGTTGTACAAAGATAACCTCTACACTATGAATGACAAGTTTCTACAGGCTGTTAATGATCAAATTGTAATACTAAATGAAGCGGAACAAGGTCAAGAGACTGAGGATATCGGTTTACCAGAcggtgaaaaaattgatataCTAAccaaaattcaagaaagccTACTCGAAGAGTATGAAACACTTTCacagaaagaaagaaaatggtttattttgaaagaactaCTACTGGATGCCAATGTAGAACTAGATCTGTTTAGCAATCGTGGTAGGAAGGCAGATCACCCAATCGCATTCGGGGCAGTAGCCATACCAACGAACGTTAATGCAAATTCCCTAGCATTCAACAGAACgaagagaaggaaaatcAGTAAAAATGGTCTGTCAGAGAACATTTTGTAA
- the NRS1 gene encoding Nrs1p (similar to Saccharomyces cerevisiae YLR053C; ancestral locus Anc_8.51) codes for MDMLDDESSNPIGNTSDNCRGSEVDKQELQYVDLGCGTYFEPFEVELQDYDDNVEDFLIFNVKLVQELEVERQTEEHTRKTKKHNPFYVPSKVVREMVSKSGVEWQNMVKPS; via the coding sequence ATGGATATGcttgatgatgaaagtaGCAACCCCATTGGAAACACTTCCGATAATTGTCGGGGCAGCGAGGTAGACAAACAAGAATTGCAGTACGTGGACTTGGGGTGCGGCACATATTTTGAACCCTTTGAGGTGGAATTGCAAGATTACGATGACAATGTGGaggattttttgattttcaatgTGAAGCTAGTTCAGGAACTTGAGGTCGAGAGGCAAACAGAGGAGCACACAAGAAAGACGAAGAAACATAATCCATTTTATGTACCATCGAAAGTGGTGCGGGAGATGGTCAGTAAATCAGGAGTCGAATGGCAAAATATGGTCAAGCCGagctga
- the SPT8 gene encoding SAGA complex subunit SPT8 (similar to Saccharomyces cerevisiae SPT8 (YLR055C); ancestral locus Anc_8.43), translating to MDEVDDILNNNQVVDDEEDDEEMLSGLENDSKQDLEGNDDGDDDDDDDEDEQEDDEDQDDDDGEDVAEKVEKTNVPMDDQRADQKPADAADASSKVGSEENEVNDVGGAQESRGSSSSAHEASVKGEVYEYYKHMLRAAQIADSYSIYPTAAIPIQTHVNALAVSRGLKYLFLGGSDGYIRKYDLLNSLEGKLSLTILQKHSLTESIQNAGILQSYWENEIPQKKSEMKFSAHKTDYEPKVSPVHSLEVQSECLFILSGLQNGGITMQGVRYMEGSIAHYFKGRNGHSQIVNILKLNGQESRFLSGSWDKRLLEWDLQTGDIVNEFRKSRSELSSLEMRPLYSSVDVCSNVNSGKENENADDDMDSLFGDEDEDEKQDVDNDPIKTDDTSRDEGNKEQISKESLNIVYDESVFMTSGLNGSMYIWDRRTTQSPALSLERGPGVPPWCLSACWSVDGDHVYAGRRNACVEQFDLKMPSKPMHNFKLPSISGPVSCVKAMPNDKHILCASRDNIRLYNVELAVVASNPATKSSKVPFLIVPGHHGGIISNLYLDPTSRFIISTSGNRGWQGNSTDTTLIYDIDLE from the coding sequence ATGGACGAGGTTGACGATATTCTGAACAACAACCAGGTGGTGGACGATGAGGAGGACGATGAAGAGATGCTGAGCGGATTGGAAAACGACTCTAAGCAGGACCTCGAGGGGAacgatgatggtgatgacgacgatgacgatgatgaagacgaacAGGAAGACGATGAGGATCAAGACGACGACGATGGCGAGGATGTTGCCGAGAAAGTGGAGAAGACTAATGTGCCAATGGATGACCAGCGTGCCGACCAAAAGCCTGCTGATGCTGCAGACGCTTCTAGTAAAGTCGGATCCGAAGAGAATGAAGTGAACGATGTTGGCGGGGCGCAAGAGTCGCGGggttcttcttcgtctGCACACGAGGCCTCTGTCAAGGGAGAAGTCTACGAGTACTATAAACACATGTTGCGTGCCGCGCAGATTGCTGATTCGTACAGTATCTACCCCACGGCAGCCATACCCATCCAAACGCACGTCAATGCTCTAGCTGTTTCTAGAGGTCTTAAGTATCTGTTCTTGGGTGGTAGCGACGGCTACATCAGGAAGTACGACCTGCTAAACTCTCTTGAGGGGAAACTTTCCCTGACGATCTTGCAGAAGCATTCGTTGACTGAATCCATCCAGAACGCCGGTATACTGCAGTCATATTGGGAAAATGAGATTCCgcagaaaaaatcagaaatGAAATTCTCGGCGCACAAGACAGATTACGAGCCCAAGGTAAGTCCTGTTCACTCCCTGGAAGTACAAAGTGAGTGTCTCTTCATATTAAGTGGGCTACAAAATGGTGGAATTACCATGCAGGGCGTTCGGTACATGGAGGGGAGCATAGCGCACTACTTCAAGGGCAGGAACGGTCACAGCCAAATCGTCAATATCCTGAAACTCAACGGTCAAGAGAGCAGGTTTTTGAGTGGCTCTTGGGACAAGCGTCTTTTGGAATGGGACCTGCAAACAGGTGACATTGTCAACGAATTTAGAAAATCAAGATCCGAATTGTCGTCTTTGGAAATGCGTCCACTGTATTCCTCAGTGGATGTATGCAGTAACGTCAACAGCGGCAAGGAGAATGAAAACGCCGATGACGATATGGATTCCCTATTTggtgatgaagacgaagacgaaaagCAAGATGTTGACAACGACCCCATCAAAACAGATGACACCTCTCGTGATGAAGGAAACAAAGAacagatttcaaaagaatctttgaatatAGTCTATGACGAATCCGTGTTTATGACTTCCGGATTGAATGGTTCCATGTATATTTGGGACCGACGCACGACGCAGTCGCCGGCATTGTCTCTGGAAAGAGGACCGGGCGTCCCACCATGGTGTCTGTCAGCGTGTTGGAGTGTAGATGGTGATCATGTGTATGCGGGGAGAAGAAATGCCTGCGTGGAACAGTTTGACTTGAAAATGCCCTCGAAACCAATGCATAATTTTAAGTTGCCATCTATTTCAGGTCCTGTCTCTTGCGTGAAAGCTATGCCCAATGACAAACACATACTATGCGCATCGAGGGACAATATCAGACTGTATAATGTGGAACTCGCGGTGGTTGCTTCGAACCCCGCTACAAAAAGTTCAAAGGTGCCGTTCCTCATTGTTCCTGGCCACCACGGTGGTATCATATCAAATCTTTACCTAGACCCAACTTCAAGATTTATAATTAGTACTAGTGGCAATAGAGGTTGGCAAGGTAATTCTACCGACACAACTCTTATTTACGATATAGACCTAGAATAG
- the OSW2 gene encoding Osw2p (similar to Saccharomyces cerevisiae OSW2 (YLR054C); ancestral locus Anc_8.50), with product MEGNQLKCLIVGETPAAQFLGWRLSLGNSFIVLVSQYVSSDGLVAWKSTKLGANFYTPNIFTKDIRELPDKLKEDGANKYSIDIMLVSAISLQAFETICELLSDFTSENTTVLVSTDFGCELEPVAIRYFGGKCKCVLSISCEVECRQLSLGSYALVNDDQCIITLGLTYCDSNFGTELDVLENTRAASLELQGTKDSNVNRFLLELNVTKWIKSKLILDSRQMALKMWEVIIPKISLNILSIIYEQFDYEKMLENKSTEIIFRDLVQELFGICFAQCGNKVVRFLQVKAQGEDEINFEKIVKYCESKKLQLINSTANEHPEYLSLPFEPYCFYHRFEYPAQILLHQPITLAKKYDVPCSNLNFLYGFYTRLLTLSGLSINGGRCEHALSMLDNRIGGGMNVGSGINSGQDHADIDCKNEDIATNRVDKNTKEGSYISLTQRFSMASPLGANDPALPADLEKLYLGAEYISNCDINVSGGQKQTNSPIKADMGYNDKYFPDDMKRTVEDEYLADEDDFSCLGIDKRGSTKPTKPLEKFGIVAVPHFIRRFSTKRSSGDKPNDTRRPYTTSSLELQLRSNHSMFTKEYQDLHRQLYYEAKPNTQSELDSRRRNYAELESQMWKIKHRFNIHRGALPRPRTNPYEILLDHIEVLNRGNTGDILRFTTSRYGGVDTYNTILKDQSMIMNLLDKRCAYSPPALLKNRGQERDPDPDPDHGHDQQHRSH from the exons ATGGAAGGAAACCAATTAAAGTGCTTAATAG tTGGAGAAACACCAGCAGCACAATTTTTAGGATGGAGGCTAAGTTTAGGCAACTCTTTCATAGTACTGGTGTCGCAATATGTATCCAGTGACGGATTAGTTGCGTGGAAATCCACCAAGCTAGGCGCCAATTTTTATACGCCAAACATTTTCACTAAGGATATCAGAGAACTGCCTGATAAATTAAAAGAAGACGGTGCAAATAAATATTCAATTGACATTATGTTAGTCTCTGCAATTTCTCTCCAAGCTTTTGAAACAATCTGCGAGTTGCTCTCTGATTTTACAAGTGAAAACACAACTGTACTTGTTAGTACAGACTTCGGTTGTGAATTAGAACCAGTTGCGATAAGGTATTTTGGGGGTAAGTGTAAATGCGTTCTTTCGATTTCATGCGAGGTCGAGTGCAGACAGCTGTCACTCGGATCATATGCATTAGTTAATGATGATCAATGTATAATCACTTTGGGACTAACTTATTGTGACAGTAATTTTGGAACAGAGTTGGATGTGTTGGAAAATACGAGAGCAGCTTCGTTAGAATTGCAAGGGACAAAGGATTCAAATGTTAACAGGTTCCTCCTGGAATTGAATGTTACAAAATGGATAAAATCTAAATTGATATTGGACTCAAGGCAAATGGCTTTGAAAATGTGGGAAGTGAtcattccaaaaatttcgTTGAATATCCTTTCCATTATCTATGAACAATTTGATTACGAGAAAATGTTAGAAAATAAGTCAACTGAGATTATTTTCAGAGACCTAGTACAAGAACTTTTTGGAATTTGCTTTGCGCAATGTGGAAATAAAGTAGTTAGATTTCTACAAGTAAAAGCTCAAGGTGAGGATGAGAtcaattttgagaaaattgtGAAATATTGTGAGAGCAAAAAGTTGCAACTTATTAATTCTACTGCAAATGAGCACCCGGAATATTTATCTCTGCCCTTTGAACCATATTGCTTTTATCATCGATTCGAATATCCAGCTCAAATCCTTTTACATCAACCGATTACTTTGGCAAAAAAGTATGATGTTCCATGCTCAAATTTAAACTTCTTATATGGATTTTATACGAGGTTACTGACATTAAGTGGACTGTCAATAAATGGTGGCAGGTGTGAGCACGCATTGTCAATGTTGGACAACAGAATTGGCGGTGGAATGAATGTCGGTTCAGGAATTAATAGCGGTCAGGATCATGCCGATATTGATTGCAAGAACGAAGATATAGCCACAAACCGAGTAGACAAAAATACAAAGGAGGGTTCCTATATAAGTTTAACGCAGCGGTTTTCGATGGCAAGCCCATTGGGCGCTAATGATCCTGCTCTACCAGCAGATTTAGAGAAACTATATTTGGGTGCAGAGTACATCAGCAATTGTGACATAAATGTATCTGGTGgtcaaaaacaaacaaattcTCCGATTAAGGCGGATATGGGCTACAATGACAAGTATTTCCCTGATGATATGAAACGTACAGTTGAAGATGAATACTTGGCCGATGAAGACGATTTTTCTTGCCTTGGAATCGATAAAAGAGGTTCTACAAAACCCACAAAACCCTTGGAGAAATTCGGAATTGTCGCTGTGCCACATTTTATTAGGAGATTCTCGACTAAAAGATCGAGCGGAGATAAACCTAATGATACGAGAAGGCCCTATACCACAAGCAGTTTGGAGTTGCAATTGCGGTCAAACCATTCCATGTTCACCAAAGAATACCAAGATTTACATAGACAATTATACTACGAAGCTAAACCAAATACACAGTCAGAATTGGACTCGAGACGTCGCAACTATGCTGAATTAGAATCTCAGATGTGGAAAATTAAACATCGATTCAACATTCATAGGGGAGCATTACCACGCCCTCGAACAAATCCGTACGAGATACTACTGGACCACATAGAGGTTTTGAACCGTGGTAACACTGGTGATATTTTGCGCTTTACCACAAGTAGATACGGTGGTGTTGATACATACAATACTATCTTGAAAGATCAATCTATGATTATGAACCTTTTAGATAAACGGTGTGCCTATTCACCCCCGGCTCTGTTAAAAAACCGGGGTCAAGAACGTGATCCTGATCCTGATCCTGATCACGGTCACGACCAACAACATCGGAGTCATTAA